The Synchiropus splendidus isolate RoL2022-P1 chromosome 1, RoL_Sspl_1.0, whole genome shotgun sequence genome includes a window with the following:
- the adipor2 gene encoding adiponectin receptor protein 2 isoform X1 — protein MEVLDSQKVPASEERAEPGATDERFLAMTPLLQAHHAMERVEEFVHKVWEGRWRVIPHDVLPDWLKDNDFLLHGHRPPMPSFRACFRSIFRIHTETGNIWTHLLGCLFFLALGLMFMFRPNMSFVAPVQEKVVIGVFFLGAILCLSFSWLFHTVYCHSEGVSKVFSKLDYSGIAFLIMGSFVPWLYYSFYCSPQPCFIYLMVICVLGLAAITVSQCDFFATPQYRGVRAGVFVGLGLSGVVPTLHFVISEGLIKATTIGQMGWLLLMASLYITGAGLYAARIPERFFPGKCDIWFHSHQLFHILVVAGAFVHFHGVSNLQEFRYIAGGGCAEEGAV, from the exons ATGGAGGTTCTTGATTCCCAGAAGGTTCCGGCGAGCGAGGAGAGAGCGGAGCCCGGCGCGACGGACGAGCGCTTCCTGGCCATGACCCCCCTGCTGCAGGCGCACCACGCCATGGAGCGCGTGGAGGAGTTCGTTCACAAG GTGTGGGAGGGTCGGTGGCGGGTCATTCCTCACGACGTGCTTCCCGACTGGCTGAAGGACAATGACTTCCTGCTGCACGGACACAGACCTCCCATGCCGTCGTTCCGGGCCTGTTTCCGGAGCATCTTCCGGATCCACACGGAGACGGGCAACATCTGGACCCACCTGCTGG GCTGCCTCTTCTTCCTGGCTCTGGGTCTGATGTTCATGTTCCGACCCAACATGTCCTTCGTGGCTCCAGTCCAGGAGAAGGTGGTGATCGGCGTGTTCTTCCTGGGCGCCATCCTCTGCCTGTCCTTCTCCTGGCTCTTCCACACCGTCTACTGCCACTCAGAGGGCGTCTCCAAGGTCTTCTCCAA gCTGGACTACAGCGGCATCGCCTTCCTCATCATGGGCTCCTTCGTTCCTTGGCTCTACTACTCCTTCTACTGCTCACCTCAGCCCTGCTTCATCTACCTGATGGTCATCTGCGTCCTGGGCCTGGCCGCCATCACCGTGTCGCAGTGCGACTTCTTCGCCACGCCACAGTACCGAGGAGTGCGAGCAG GTGTGTTTGTGGGCCTGGGCCTGAGCGGCGTGGTCCCCACGCTGCACTTTGTCATCAGCGAGGGTCTGATCAAGGCCACCACCATCGGCCAGATGGgctggctgctgctgatggCCTCGCTCTACATCACCGGCGCCGGCCTCTACGCCGCCCGCATCCCAGAGAGGTTCTTCCCGGGCAAGTGCGACATCTGG TTTCACTCTCACCAGCTCTTCCACATCCTGGTCGTCGCCGGGGCCTTCGTCCACTTCCACGGAGTCTCCAACCTGCAGGAGTTCCGCTACATCGCAGGCGGCGGCTGCGCCGAGGAGGGCGCCGTCTGA
- the adipor2 gene encoding adiponectin receptor protein 2 isoform X2, which yields MTPLLQAHHAMERVEEFVHKVWEGRWRVIPHDVLPDWLKDNDFLLHGHRPPMPSFRACFRSIFRIHTETGNIWTHLLGCLFFLALGLMFMFRPNMSFVAPVQEKVVIGVFFLGAILCLSFSWLFHTVYCHSEGVSKVFSKLDYSGIAFLIMGSFVPWLYYSFYCSPQPCFIYLMVICVLGLAAITVSQCDFFATPQYRGVRAGVFVGLGLSGVVPTLHFVISEGLIKATTIGQMGWLLLMASLYITGAGLYAARIPERFFPGKCDIWFHSHQLFHILVVAGAFVHFHGVSNLQEFRYIAGGGCAEEGAV from the exons ATGACCCCCCTGCTGCAGGCGCACCACGCCATGGAGCGCGTGGAGGAGTTCGTTCACAAG GTGTGGGAGGGTCGGTGGCGGGTCATTCCTCACGACGTGCTTCCCGACTGGCTGAAGGACAATGACTTCCTGCTGCACGGACACAGACCTCCCATGCCGTCGTTCCGGGCCTGTTTCCGGAGCATCTTCCGGATCCACACGGAGACGGGCAACATCTGGACCCACCTGCTGG GCTGCCTCTTCTTCCTGGCTCTGGGTCTGATGTTCATGTTCCGACCCAACATGTCCTTCGTGGCTCCAGTCCAGGAGAAGGTGGTGATCGGCGTGTTCTTCCTGGGCGCCATCCTCTGCCTGTCCTTCTCCTGGCTCTTCCACACCGTCTACTGCCACTCAGAGGGCGTCTCCAAGGTCTTCTCCAA gCTGGACTACAGCGGCATCGCCTTCCTCATCATGGGCTCCTTCGTTCCTTGGCTCTACTACTCCTTCTACTGCTCACCTCAGCCCTGCTTCATCTACCTGATGGTCATCTGCGTCCTGGGCCTGGCCGCCATCACCGTGTCGCAGTGCGACTTCTTCGCCACGCCACAGTACCGAGGAGTGCGAGCAG GTGTGTTTGTGGGCCTGGGCCTGAGCGGCGTGGTCCCCACGCTGCACTTTGTCATCAGCGAGGGTCTGATCAAGGCCACCACCATCGGCCAGATGGgctggctgctgctgatggCCTCGCTCTACATCACCGGCGCCGGCCTCTACGCCGCCCGCATCCCAGAGAGGTTCTTCCCGGGCAAGTGCGACATCTGG TTTCACTCTCACCAGCTCTTCCACATCCTGGTCGTCGCCGGGGCCTTCGTCCACTTCCACGGAGTCTCCAACCTGCAGGAGTTCCGCTACATCGCAGGCGGCGGCTGCGCCGAGGAGGGCGCCGTCTGA
- the lrrc17 gene encoding leucine-rich repeat-containing protein 17 encodes MRLLAALLLLLLLQWVEPQQVPRTGSGRRGLARRQTQECEAYTEAGEKYLDCMDRQLTGVQPGWPADTQHLLLARNQIQVLKEHMFSALPQLKSLDLQQNQISRVEDGAFSGLWQLTTLLLQHNRLRSTSEEVLLPLPRLTYLRLYDNPWSCGCSLDSLVRTLQVPSHRNLGNYAKCSEPAALRGRKLKTLNVDLLCSREQPVEKSAGSSQTRAPALQVTADSSRKCHTSMFPKPQLDCRGQELSSVPADAPTDLVKMDLSGNHIRRLRARQFVLSQELKLLNLSRNSLQHIDTAAFVGLLHLRELDLSHNGLRHFQYGVLEDLYYLRTLRLDHNPWTCDYNIHYLLYWLQHHPAVSHSGLFCSEPPEFRGWRVEDYVKTYNGECPKDRQTGAAGTGPQEATRETAAAEEEELPGPLKERRRKKFEIIQLS; translated from the exons ATGCGCCTCCTGGCcgcgctgctcctcctgctgctgctccagtggGTGGAGCCTCAGCAAGTCCCCAGGACGGGCTCCGGGAGGAGGGGCCTGGCCAGACGGCAGACGCAGGAGTGCGAGGCCTACACGGAGGCCGGGGAGAAGTACCTGGACTGCATGGATCGGCAGCTGACCGGGGTCCAGCCCGGCTGGCCCGCCGACACCCAGCACCTGCTGCTGGCCCGGAACCAGATCCAG GTCTTGAAGGAGCACATGTTCTCGGCCTTGCCTCAGCTGAAGAGCCTGgacctgcagcagaaccagatcTCCCGGGTGGAGGACGGCGCCTTCAGCGGACTCTGGCAGCTCaccacgctgctgctgcagcacaacAGACTGAGGAGCACTTCAGAAGAGGTGCTGCTCCCACTGCCTCGCCTCACCTACCTCCGTCTCTATGACAACCCCTGGAGCTGCGGCTGCTCGCTGGACAGTCTGGTCCGGACCCTGCAGGTGCCCAGCCACAGGAACCTGGGAAACTATGCCAAGTGTTCCGAGCCAGCGGCGCTGAGGGGCCGCAAGCTGAAGACGCTGAACGTGGACTTGCTGTGTTCCAGGGAGCAGCCAGTGGAGAAGAGTGCAGGGAGCAGCCAAACCAGAGCCCCAGCTCTGCAGGTGACGGCAGATTCCTCACGGAAGTGTCACACCTCCATGTTCCCCAAACCTCAGCTGGACTGCCGTGGCCAAG AGCTGAGCAGCGTGCCGGCTGACGCGCCCACCGACCTGGTGAAGATGGACCTGTCTGGGAATCACATCCGCCGCCTGCGAGCCAGACAGTTCGTGCTGAGCCaagagctgaagctgctgaaCCTGAGCCGGAACTCGCTGCAGCACATCGACACAG CTGCCTTCGTGGGCCTGCTGCACCTGCGGGAACTGGACCTGTCCCACAACGGGCTGCGGCACTTCCAGTATGGGGTTCTGGAGGACCTGTACTACCTGCGCACGCTGAGGCTGGACCACAACCCCTGGACCTGCGACTACAACATCCACTACCTGCTCTACTGGCTCCAACACCATCCCGCCGTCTCCCACTCGGGACTCTTCTGCTCAGAGCCGCCAGAGTTCCGGGGCTGGAGGGTGGAGGACTACGTCAAGACCTACAACGGCGAGTGTCCCAAAGACCGGCAGACGGGGGCGGCGGGCACCGGGCCCCAGGAAGCCACCAGGGAAacggcggcggcggaggaggaggagctgccggGTCCGCTGAAGGAGCGGAGGCGCAAGAAGTTTGAGATCATCCAGCTGAGTTAG